A single genomic interval of Adhaeribacter pallidiroseus harbors:
- the metH gene encoding methionine synthase produces the protein MTRIEEEVKKRILVLDGAMGTQIQGYQLTEADYRGERFRDFPHDLKGNNDLLSITRPDIIREIHANYFAAGADIAETNTFSSTTVGMADYHMEDLVYELNYESARIAREVADEYTAQNPDKPRFVAGSIGPTNRTASMSPDVNNPAFRAITYDELVEAYTGQIEGLIDGGVDALLVETIFDTLNAKAALFAIDQYSQRTGKRIPIMVSGTITDASGRTLSGQTVEAFLFSISHLPLLSVGLNCALGAKQLRPHLQTLAKEAKFYVSAHPNAGLPNAFGEYDETPEQMAAHIHDFLENNFVNIIGGCCGTSPAHIKAIAQEAAKYPPRAIPQLPALPKLSGLEPLTIFEGSTFVNIGERTNVTGSKKFARLILNEQYEEALAIAREQVENGAQIIDVNMDEGMLDSEKAMVHFLNLIASEPDISRVPIMIDSSKWSVIEAGLKCVQGKGIVNSISLKEGEEKFKEIARKVLSYGAAVVVMAFDEQGQADSYERRIEICERAYNILTKEVGFPAEDIIFDPNILTVATGMEEHNNYAIDFINATRWIKENLPGVRVSGGVSNVSFSFRGNDLVREAIHTVFLYHAIKAGLDMGIVNAGQIEVYEEIPKDLLQLVEDVLFNRRLDATERLIEHAEKIKNKGKEIVKDEAWRNAPVQERLTHSLVKGITDYIDIDIEEARQQYERPLEVIEGPLMAGMNVVGDLFGAGKMFLPQVVKSARVMKKAVAYLLPFIEAEKDRVAALLPHPHPLPGGEGSFADNYVKPIPPEKYTRLKELARVHRKTPTKAENILWQELRGKKLDGFKFRRQHAFEDYIVDFICLKQKLVIEVDGEYHEQQQEYDTLRTEFLQGLGYRVLRITNNEVEQNLQTVLQTIKKNSTKSYQKKTPLSPGEGPGVGPAATPVKYY, from the coding sequence ATGACACGCATAGAAGAAGAAGTAAAAAAACGCATCCTGGTGCTGGATGGCGCCATGGGTACGCAAATTCAAGGCTACCAACTCACCGAAGCCGATTACCGCGGCGAACGTTTCCGGGATTTTCCGCACGACCTAAAAGGCAATAACGATTTACTTTCCATTACCCGGCCCGATATTATCCGGGAAATCCACGCGAATTACTTTGCCGCCGGGGCCGACATTGCCGAAACCAATACGTTTAGCTCTACTACCGTGGGTATGGCCGATTACCACATGGAAGACTTGGTGTACGAACTCAATTACGAGTCGGCCAGAATAGCCCGGGAAGTAGCCGATGAATATACCGCGCAAAACCCGGATAAGCCGCGCTTTGTAGCGGGTTCCATTGGCCCGACCAATCGTACCGCTTCCATGTCGCCGGATGTAAATAACCCGGCCTTCCGGGCCATTACCTACGACGAATTAGTAGAAGCGTATACCGGGCAGATTGAAGGTTTGATTGACGGTGGTGTAGATGCTTTACTGGTAGAAACTATTTTTGATACACTCAACGCCAAAGCCGCCCTGTTTGCCATTGATCAATATTCGCAGCGCACCGGCAAACGCATCCCCATCATGGTATCGGGTACCATTACCGACGCCAGCGGCCGGACTTTATCGGGTCAAACGGTAGAAGCCTTCTTATTTTCTATTTCGCATTTACCTTTACTGAGCGTAGGTTTAAACTGCGCTTTGGGCGCGAAACAATTACGGCCGCACTTACAAACCCTAGCCAAAGAAGCGAAGTTTTACGTAAGTGCGCACCCGAATGCCGGTTTGCCTAACGCTTTTGGCGAGTACGATGAAACACCGGAGCAAATGGCCGCGCATATCCACGATTTTCTGGAAAACAATTTTGTCAATATTATCGGGGGTTGTTGTGGCACGTCGCCGGCGCACATTAAAGCCATTGCCCAGGAAGCAGCTAAATATCCGCCCCGCGCTATTCCGCAATTACCCGCCTTACCCAAATTAAGCGGTTTAGAGCCGCTCACGATCTTCGAAGGTTCTACCTTTGTGAACATTGGCGAACGCACCAACGTAACCGGTTCCAAGAAATTCGCTCGGCTTATTCTGAATGAGCAATACGAAGAAGCTTTAGCTATTGCGCGCGAACAGGTAGAAAATGGCGCCCAGATTATCGACGTGAACATGGACGAAGGCATGCTCGATTCGGAGAAAGCCATGGTTCATTTTTTAAATTTAATTGCCTCCGAGCCTGATATTTCGCGCGTACCCATCATGATTGACTCCTCGAAGTGGAGCGTGATTGAGGCTGGTTTAAAATGTGTGCAAGGTAAAGGCATTGTTAACTCAATCAGCTTAAAAGAAGGCGAAGAAAAATTTAAAGAAATTGCCCGTAAAGTACTGAGTTACGGTGCGGCCGTGGTAGTAATGGCTTTCGACGAACAAGGCCAGGCTGATTCTTACGAACGCCGCATTGAAATCTGCGAACGCGCTTACAACATCCTGACCAAAGAAGTAGGCTTTCCGGCCGAAGACATTATTTTCGACCCCAATATACTCACCGTGGCTACGGGCATGGAGGAGCATAACAATTACGCCATCGACTTTATTAACGCTACCCGCTGGATAAAAGAAAACTTGCCGGGGGTGCGCGTGAGCGGTGGGGTAAGTAACGTATCCTTCTCCTTCCGGGGTAATGATTTGGTGCGCGAAGCCATTCACACAGTATTTTTATACCACGCCATTAAAGCTGGGCTGGACATGGGAATTGTAAATGCCGGCCAGATTGAGGTGTATGAAGAAATTCCGAAAGACCTGCTCCAGTTAGTAGAAGATGTATTGTTTAATCGCCGGCTCGATGCCACCGAGCGCTTGATTGAACACGCCGAAAAAATAAAAAACAAAGGCAAAGAAATTGTAAAAGACGAAGCCTGGCGCAACGCCCCCGTGCAGGAACGTTTAACGCACTCGCTGGTAAAAGGCATTACCGATTACATTGACATTGATATTGAAGAAGCCCGTCAGCAATACGAAAGGCCTTTGGAAGTAATTGAAGGTCCCTTGATGGCTGGGATGAATGTGGTAGGCGATTTATTCGGTGCCGGTAAAATGTTTTTACCGCAGGTAGTCAAAAGCGCCCGCGTGATGAAAAAAGCGGTGGCGTATTTACTCCCGTTTATTGAAGCGGAAAAGGATAGAGTAGCAGCTTTGTTGCCCCACCCCCACCCCCTCCCCGGAGGAGAGGGGAGCTTTGCTGATAATTATGTTAAACCGATACCCCCTGAAAAATATACTAGGTTAAAAGAATTAGCGCGGGTGCATCGTAAAACCCCAACTAAAGCAGAGAATATACTATGGCAGGAGCTGCGGGGTAAGAAGTTGGATGGATTTAAGTTCCGGCGGCAACATGCTTTTGAAGACTATATTGTCGATTTTATTTGCCTAAAACAAAAATTAGTAATAGAAGTAGACGGCGAATACCACGAACAACAGCAGGAATACGACACACTTCGTACCGAATTCTTGCAAGGTTTAGGCTACCGGGTACTGCGCATCACCAACAACGAAGTAGAGCAAAACCTCCAAACGGTACTCCAAACTATAAAAAAGAACTCCACAAAGAGCTATCAAAAGAAAACTCCCCTCTCCCCCGGGGAGGGGCCGGGGGTGGGGCCAGCCGCTACGCCGGTAAAGTATTATTAG